A single genomic interval of Seriola aureovittata isolate HTS-2021-v1 ecotype China chromosome 10, ASM2101889v1, whole genome shotgun sequence harbors:
- the syt9b gene encoding synaptotagmin-9b — protein sequence MPAEREDEICRKALELLSDLCSRGEVQDDNCLDFIYYFRDLARPRYTDSDVSVSLLSLLVTTCGLALFSVSLFVSWKLCWVPLSGRFLPDVLKGAHFLGGDQQPVLTEVDGEEREYSEDGCVKEPSGLPSAVAVPESTLKISHTSPDIPLETQTKVEKNQVHTLARDRVQRQITEPTSSVRHNSIRRQMNLSNPDFNPAQFQRQESLSGLGRIKPELYKQRSVDAEDGRHTDSCGRLNFILKFDFDLEQLIVKIHKAQDLPAKDFSGTSDPYVKIYLLPDRKTKHQTKVHRKTLNPVFDEVFLFPVAYAELSGRKLHFSVYDFDRFSRHDLIGQVVVDNFLDLADFPRETKLCRDIQYVTSDNVDLGELMFSLCYLPTAGRLTITMIKARNLKAMDITGASDPYVKVSLMCEGRRLKKRKTSTKRNTLNPVYNEAIVFDVPPENIDQISLLIAVMDYDRVGHNEVIGVCRVGNEAESLGRDHWSEMLTYPRKPIAHWHPLIEWVGQGATGSGSQGGSTNSLKTPPSP from the exons ATGCCTGCAGAAAGAGAGGATGAGATTTGTCGAAAGGCGCTGGAACTGCTGTCGGACCTGTGCTCCAGGGGAGAGGTGCAGGACGACAACTGCCTGGATTTCATCTACTACTTCAGGGACCTGGCCAGACCGCGCTACACCGACTCAG ATGTATCGGTGAGCCTGTTGTCCCTGCTGGTGACCACCTGTGGTCTGGCTCTCTTCAGCgtctccctctttgtctcatGGAAGCTGTGCTGGGTGCCACTGAGCGGCCGTTTCCTCCCGGATGTCCTCAAAGGGGCGCACTTCCTGGGAGGAGACCAGCAGCCCGTGCTCACAGAG GTGGACGGGGAGGAAAGGGAGTACAGCGAGGATGGCTGCGTGAAGGAGCCGTCAGGGCTGCCTTCGGCCGTGGCTGTCCCGGAGTCAACCCTAAAGATAAGCCACACATCGCCTGACATCCCACTGGAGACCCAGACCAAGGTGGAGAAAAACCAGGTCCACACTCTGGCCAGGGACAGGGTCCAGAGACAGATTACTGAGCCTACCTCGTCTGTACG ACACAACTCCATCCGTCGTCAGATGAACTTGTCCAATCCGGACTTCAACCCTGCTCAGTTCCAGCGCCAGGAGTCTCTGTCTGGTTTGGGCCGAATCAAACCGGAACTTTACAAGCAGCGTTCGGTGGACGCTGAAGACGGGCGTCACACCGACAGCTGCGGGCGTCTCAATTTCATCCTCAAGTTTGACTTTGACCTTGAGCAGCTGATTGTGAAGATCCACAAGGCCCAGGACCTTCCCGCCAAGGACTTCTCAGGGACCTCCGATCCTTACGTCAAGATCTACCTACTGCCCGACCGCAAAACCAAGCACCAGACCAAGGTGCACCGCAAGACACTCAACCCAGTGTTCGATGAGGTGTTTCTCTTTCCCGTGGCGTACGCTGAGCTGTCAGGCCGAAAGCTGCATTTCAGCGTGTACGACTTTGACAGGTTCTCGCGCCATGATTTGATTGGCCAAGTGGTGGTGGACAACTTCCTGGATCTTGCCGACTTTCCCCGGGAGACAAAACTGTGCCGAGACATACAATATGTAACCTCG GACAACGTGGACCTGGGAGAGCTGATGTTCTCATTGTGCTATCTCCCCACGGCGGGCAGGCTCACCATCACCATGATCAAAGCCAGAAATCTCAAAGCCATGGACATCACTGGAGCCTCAG ATCCGTATGTGAAAGTGTCCCTGATGTGTGAAGGCCGGAggctgaagaagaggaagacgtCAACCAAGCGTAACACTCTGAACCCAGTGTACAATGAGGCCATTGTGTTTGATGTTCCTCCTGAGAACATCGACCAGATCAGCCTGCTCATAGCCGTCATGGACTACGATCG GGTTGGACATAATGAAGTGATCGGAGTCTGCAGGGTGGGCAATGAGGCTGAGAGTCTGGGACGAGACCACTGGAGTGAAATGCTGACGTATCCACGGAAACCCATCGCACACTGGCACCCGCTCATAGAG